In one window of Dokdonia sp. PRO95 DNA:
- the lysS gene encoding lysine--tRNA ligase, whose protein sequence is MQLSEQEQVRRQKLSRLREIGINPYPAAQYHVTHSSKKAIADYKEGEKVVMAGRLMRKKIQGSASFGEIQDGEGRIQLYFNRDEICPGEDKSHYNEVFKKLLDLGDFIGVEGTLFTTQVGEITVSLTGFTLLSKALKPLPLPKTDAEGNTYDEFIDPEMRYRQRYADLAVNPHVKEVFVKRTKLFNAMRNFFNDAGYFEVETPILQPIAGGAAARPFVTHHNSLDMPLYMRIANELYLKRLIVGGFEGVYEFSKNFRNEGMDRTHNPEFTAMEIYVAYKDYNWMMEFCEQLLEHCAMAVNGTTKATFGEHEVDFKAPYARVTMADSIKHFTGFDILDKTEDEIRTAAQGMGIEVDETMGKGKLIDEIFGEKCEGNYIQPTYITDYPKEMSPLCKEHRDNPELTERFELMVCGKEIANAYSELNDPIDQRERFEAQLELAKRGDDEATASIDYDFLRSLEYGMPPTSGMGIGMDRLIMFLTNNQSIQEVLFFPQMKPEKKALDLNENEKAIYDLLKKESPQELGALKTAAGLSNKGWDKGLKGLTKLGAAKVSKTDEGLFVTIAD, encoded by the coding sequence ATGCAACTGTCAGAACAAGAACAAGTACGCCGTCAAAAATTATCCCGCTTGCGCGAAATAGGAATCAATCCTTATCCAGCAGCACAATACCACGTTACTCATAGCTCTAAGAAAGCAATCGCAGACTATAAAGAGGGCGAGAAGGTAGTAATGGCAGGTCGCTTGATGCGAAAGAAGATTCAAGGTTCTGCATCTTTTGGAGAGATCCAAGATGGTGAAGGTCGCATACAACTATACTTTAACCGTGACGAGATTTGCCCAGGAGAAGATAAGTCTCATTATAATGAGGTATTTAAAAAGCTTCTTGACTTAGGTGATTTCATTGGTGTAGAAGGAACGTTATTCACTACACAAGTAGGTGAGATTACGGTATCACTTACTGGCTTCACGTTATTAAGTAAAGCACTTAAACCATTACCATTACCTAAAACAGATGCAGAGGGTAACACCTATGATGAGTTTATAGATCCAGAAATGCGTTACCGCCAGCGTTATGCAGATCTTGCTGTAAACCCACACGTAAAAGAAGTATTTGTAAAACGCACCAAGCTTTTTAATGCGATGCGTAACTTCTTTAACGACGCAGGATATTTTGAAGTAGAGACTCCTATCCTACAGCCTATTGCTGGAGGAGCTGCAGCACGACCATTTGTGACGCACCACAACTCACTAGACATGCCATTATATATGCGTATTGCAAATGAGCTGTACTTAAAGCGTCTCATTGTTGGCGGATTTGAAGGAGTGTATGAATTCTCAAAGAACTTCCGTAATGAAGGGATGGACCGCACGCACAATCCAGAGTTTACCGCAATGGAAATCTATGTAGCTTATAAAGACTACAACTGGATGATGGAGTTTTGTGAGCAGTTACTAGAACACTGTGCGATGGCTGTAAACGGAACTACAAAGGCAACCTTTGGTGAGCACGAAGTAGATTTTAAAGCTCCGTATGCTAGAGTAACCATGGCAGATAGTATCAAGCACTTTACAGGATTTGATATTCTTGATAAAACAGAAGATGAGATACGCACTGCCGCACAAGGCATGGGTATCGAGGTAGATGAGACTATGGGTAAAGGAAAACTCATCGATGAGATTTTTGGTGAGAAGTGTGAGGGCAACTACATACAGCCTACCTACATCACAGACTACCCTAAAGAGATGAGCCCACTATGTAAAGAGCACCGTGATAACCCAGAACTTACAGAACGTTTTGAGTTGATGGTTTGTGGTAAAGAGATTGCAAATGCATACTCAGAGCTTAACGATCCTATCGACCAGCGTGAGCGTTTTGAGGCACAGCTAGAACTTGCAAAGCGTGGTGATGACGAGGCAACAGCATCTATAGATTATGACTTCTTGCGTTCATTAGAATACGGGATGCCTCCTACCTCAGGAATGGGAATTGGGATGGACCGTTTGATTATGTTCTTGACTAATAACCAGTCTATACAAGAAGTACTGTTCTTCCCGCAGATGAAACCAGAAAAGAAGGCACTTGATCTTAACGAGAACGAAAAAGCAATTTACGACCTCCTTAAAAAGGAAAGCCCACAAGAACTTGGCGCACTTAAAACGGCAGCAGGTTTAAGTAATAAAGGATGGGATAAAGGTCTTAAAGGACTTACCAAACTAGGCGCTGCCAAAGTTTCTAAAACAGACGAAGGTTTGTTTGTAACCATTGCAGACTAA
- a CDS encoding YqaE/Pmp3 family membrane protein: protein MSIWRVLLAIFFPPLAVIGKGCGSVLIVFLLWLCGWVPGVIAALVILNNPKK, encoded by the coding sequence ATGAGTATCTGGCGCGTCTTACTTGCCATCTTTTTTCCACCACTAGCTGTAATAGGCAAAGGATGTGGGTCTGTATTAATAGTTTTCTTACTTTGGCTCTGTGGCTGGGTGCCTGGCGTAATTGCAGCACTCGTAATATTAAATAATCCAAAAAAATAG
- the lipB gene encoding lipoyl(octanoyl) transferase LipB, which yields MNKNIILQDLGNRDYKETWDYQETLFKKTVDMKIANRRQNAGLVTPNHFLFVEHPHVFTLGKSGNLSNLLVSEKELAEKKASFYKINRGGDITYHGPGQIVGYPILDLDSFFRDIHKYLRLLEEMVILTLAEYGLKAERSPGETGVWFDVGTPFARKICAMGVRASRWVTMHGFALNVNADLGYFDLMIPCGIKDKAVTSLNVELGKARVDEAEVKEKLLKHFTALFEANFITPEAGAEYI from the coding sequence GTGAATAAAAATATCATTTTACAGGACCTCGGAAATCGAGATTATAAGGAAACTTGGGACTATCAAGAGACGCTTTTTAAGAAAACGGTGGATATGAAAATCGCCAACCGTAGACAAAACGCCGGACTGGTAACTCCTAACCATTTCTTGTTTGTAGAGCATCCGCATGTGTTTACTTTAGGGAAGAGTGGTAATCTTTCTAATTTGCTTGTTAGCGAAAAGGAGCTTGCCGAGAAAAAAGCTAGTTTTTATAAAATTAACCGCGGCGGAGATATCACCTATCACGGTCCCGGACAAATAGTAGGATATCCTATTCTTGATCTTGATAGCTTTTTTAGAGACATTCATAAGTACCTGAGATTGCTAGAAGAGATGGTGATTCTCACCCTAGCCGAATACGGGCTAAAAGCCGAACGCTCTCCTGGAGAAACGGGTGTGTGGTTTGATGTAGGAACTCCGTTTGCACGTAAGATTTGTGCTATGGGTGTACGCGCTAGCCGCTGGGTAACCATGCACGGATTTGCATTAAACGTAAATGCAGACTTAGGCTACTTTGATCTGATGATTCCTTGTGGGATAAAAGACAAAGCAGTGACCTCTCTTAATGTAGAGCTAGGAAAGGCAAGGGTAGATGAGGCAGAGGTAAAAGAGAAATTACTTAAACACTTTACAGCGCTCTTTGAAGCCAACTTTATAACTCCAGAAGCGGGCGCAGAATATATATAA
- a CDS encoding ribonuclease HII: MLKLKYHTHLIECGTDEAGRGCLAGPVTAAAVMLPDDFINEILTDSKLLTEKKRELLKPIIEEEAIAYGFAHVMMSEIDDINILNASILGMHRSIESMIGTLSRKQKKPQHILVDGNRFKPFPKIDHTTVIKGDGKYLPIAAASIIAKTARDEYMNLIHEEFPMYNWKKNKGYPTKEHREAIRKYGITKYHRKSFKLLPEQYELDFTFKNNS, from the coding sequence ATGCTTAAACTCAAATATCATACTCATCTCATAGAATGTGGCACGGACGAAGCTGGCCGTGGCTGCCTCGCAGGCCCTGTTACTGCTGCTGCCGTAATGCTTCCAGATGACTTCATTAACGAGATACTTACAGATTCTAAACTTCTCACAGAGAAGAAACGTGAATTACTCAAACCTATTATAGAAGAAGAAGCAATTGCTTATGGATTTGCTCATGTAATGATGAGTGAGATAGACGATATTAATATCCTTAATGCTTCCATCTTAGGAATGCACCGCAGTATTGAAAGTATGATAGGTACGCTTTCGCGAAAGCAAAAAAAACCACAACACATTCTTGTAGACGGCAATCGGTTTAAACCTTTTCCTAAGATTGACCACACCACTGTTATAAAAGGCGATGGAAAATACTTGCCTATTGCTGCTGCCTCTATTATTGCTAAAACTGCTCGTGATGAGTATATGAATCTCATACACGAAGAGTTCCCTATGTACAATTGGAAAAAAAACAAGGGTTACCCTACCAAGGAACATCGAGAGGCAATACGTAAATATGGTATTACAAAGTATCATCGCAAGAGCTTTAAATTACTTCCAGAACAATACGAACTCGATTTTACGTTTAAGAATAACAGCTAA
- a CDS encoding putative porin: MRGVLILLFCLMQTMLFAQISRIPTRGSSTGIIQQDDNNDPLNAREVSSTNIKKFERPPVEDYKIISITRDTTYVDTTLNIKKDYKFNYLRKDRYGLLPFANTGQTNNTLIYNFNNRRTTPGYIAQARHFAYMEVEDINYYHLPTPLTELFYRSAFEQGQQLDAFFTLNIHPRLNMSIAYKGVRSLGKYQNALTSSGNFRFAGSYRTKNDRYHIRAHWVAQDLLNQENGGLTEQGVEQFNSGEEDFSDRSRLPVNFEDAENILDGTRIYVNHHYNLVQKKDSLKDYSLRVGHIFNSENKFYTYRQDAANAIFGEAFSQTSFSDRTDHEETYNEINAVYEDKKLGQLKFQANALYYDYGYNAVLIQDADGDGVSERVPNRLQGTNIAVGGAYKNRIGGFDIEGEAQVNVVGDFDGYNIYGEAGYSIADDKRFSVSILSNARQASFNHLLFQSNYLNYNWSNQDNYATVKTNTLAAQLDAKSLVNLEASASTIKDYAYFGLGEDGLVESRQSGEAVNHLKISANRDVKFGKFNLDLTATYQNITGAEGVLNVPDVVGRGSFYFTDRLFKKALFLQTGITANYFTKYNLNGYDPILAEFYVQNTEELGNFPLLDFFINMKVRQTRIFLKAEHFNSSFTGSDFYSAPGYPYRDFNIRFGIVWNFFL; encoded by the coding sequence ATGAGAGGAGTTTTGATTTTATTATTTTGCTTGATGCAAACCATGCTTTTTGCTCAAATTTCTCGGATCCCTACCAGAGGGTCATCTACAGGTATTATACAGCAAGACGATAACAATGACCCTCTTAATGCCAGAGAGGTTTCTTCTACTAACATCAAGAAGTTTGAAAGACCACCCGTTGAGGATTATAAAATCATATCAATAACTAGAGATACTACATACGTAGATACTACACTTAATATAAAGAAGGATTACAAATTTAATTACCTGCGTAAAGATAGATATGGCTTATTACCATTTGCAAACACAGGGCAAACTAATAACACGCTCATCTATAACTTTAATAATAGACGTACTACACCAGGATACATAGCGCAGGCTAGACATTTTGCATATATGGAGGTAGAAGATATTAATTACTACCATCTGCCTACACCGCTTACAGAATTGTTTTACAGAAGCGCCTTTGAGCAAGGGCAGCAACTAGATGCATTTTTTACCTTAAATATACACCCACGACTTAACATGTCTATTGCTTATAAAGGAGTGCGTAGCTTAGGTAAATATCAAAATGCCTTAACAAGTTCTGGTAATTTTAGATTTGCTGGTAGCTACCGTACTAAAAATGATAGGTATCATATAAGAGCGCACTGGGTTGCACAAGATTTATTAAATCAAGAAAATGGCGGACTTACAGAGCAAGGTGTAGAGCAGTTTAATAGTGGTGAAGAAGACTTTAGTGATAGGTCAAGATTACCTGTGAACTTTGAGGATGCAGAAAATATACTCGACGGCACACGTATATATGTGAACCATCATTATAACCTTGTCCAGAAAAAAGATAGCCTCAAGGATTATAGTCTTAGGGTAGGGCATATTTTTAATAGTGAGAATAAGTTTTATACCTATAGACAAGATGCGGCAAATGCAATTTTTGGTGAGGCGTTTAGTCAGACTAGTTTTTCAGATAGAACAGATCACGAAGAAACCTATAATGAGATCAATGCTGTTTATGAAGATAAAAAGCTAGGGCAACTTAAGTTTCAAGCAAATGCCTTGTACTATGATTATGGGTATAACGCAGTGCTTATTCAAGATGCAGATGGGGATGGTGTTTCTGAGCGTGTACCTAATAGATTGCAGGGAACAAATATTGCTGTAGGTGGAGCTTACAAAAATAGGATTGGAGGATTTGATATAGAAGGAGAGGCGCAGGTAAATGTGGTAGGTGACTTTGATGGTTACAATATATATGGAGAAGCGGGATATTCGATAGCAGATGATAAGCGATTCTCTGTGAGTATTCTTAGTAACGCTAGACAAGCTAGTTTTAATCACCTACTGTTTCAAAGCAATTACTTAAACTATAATTGGTCTAATCAAGACAACTATGCTACGGTAAAAACAAATACGCTAGCAGCACAACTAGATGCAAAGAGTCTCGTAAATCTCGAGGCGTCTGCATCTACTATAAAGGACTACGCATATTTTGGACTTGGGGAAGACGGGCTTGTAGAGTCCCGTCAATCTGGAGAAGCGGTAAATCATTTAAAGATTAGTGCAAATAGAGATGTCAAGTTTGGTAAATTCAACCTTGATCTCACGGCCACCTATCAAAATATAACAGGAGCAGAGGGTGTGCTCAATGTTCCAGATGTAGTAGGTAGAGGTAGTTTTTACTTTACAGACCGTCTCTTTAAGAAAGCATTGTTTCTTCAGACGGGTATCACAGCAAACTACTTTACTAAGTATAACCTCAATGGCTATGATCCTATCTTAGCCGAATTTTATGTGCAAAACACAGAGGAGCTAGGTAACTTCCCATTGTTGGACTTCTTTATTAATATGAAAGTCCGCCAAACACGAATCTTTTTAAAAGCGGAGCATTTCAACAGTAGTTTTACAGGAAGCGACTTTTACAGTGCCCCTGGATACCCATATAGAGACTTTAATATACGTTTTGGTATCGTATGGAACTTCTTCTTGTAG
- the dnaE gene encoding DNA polymerase III subunit alpha yields the protein MYLNNHSYYSLRYGTISEEELLDLAIHEGCTHFALTDINNTSGCLNFVRRAKEKNIKPIVGVDFRNDTKQCYVALAMNNQGFLEINNYLSKHLHNKTPFPDQAPHFENAIIVYPFENVMELDKITFADNEYIGVRAKDIYKLKFSSLNSLSKKLVILHTVSFRDKRDFNTHRLLRAIDTNVLLSTLSPTDQGSPNDFMYSRKEIIQVFKDYPSLIDNTINLLQECNIDFNFSKNKPSQNLTTLLESPEADYKKLLELCERGLKERYEVVDDIIKNRLKKELDLIKHLDYVAFFLINWKIIEYARSKDYYYVGRGSGANSIVAYLLRITDVDPIELDLYFERFMNLYRATPPDFDIDFSTWDREDVTDYIFKEFKGKNQVALLGSYVTFKHSGAVRELGKVFGLPKYEIDKLSDGRYDPNSLDDIKRLVLKYAQVLHGRPNYTSIHAAGILISSKPIHYFSATNLPPKGFPTVQFDMHIAEDVGLYKFDILGQRGLGKIKDAVAIIKQNHPGIKLPDIHNAKQFFKDDRINEMISQADCIGCFYVESPAMRMLLKKLGVRDYLTLVAASSIIRPGVSKSGMMREYILRHKDPKRAEREGHPVLLRIMPDTYGVMVYQEDVIKVAHHYAGLDLGEADVLRRGMSGKYRSREEFLQVKEKFKKNCLAKGESIAVVNEVWRQIESFAGYAFAKGHSASYAVESYQSLYLKCYFPLEYMVATINNGGGFYKTETYVHEAKKKGATVHPPCINTSDIQTTIHGKDIYLGFQHLQTFEKKNIVLIINARVDGPFKSLDDFLERVPISLEQLDLLIRVEAFRSIKDNQRSLLWEAHYKNNAKPSIINQKELFKVSITNYKLPEFYIPEVEKAFDQIEILSLSLYDPFILLQSTPTIKVLAKDLPGYLNNTVAIYGYLVTAKNTGTSNGNRMCFGTFLDYKGDWIDTVHFPPTLKKYPIQGKAVYKITGKVVSEFDFITIEVSTLERQHYRSDTKTTAFYNPKGSPKDNDYHSPFKLLK from the coding sequence ATGTACCTCAATAATCACTCATATTATAGTTTACGGTATGGAACAATTTCTGAAGAGGAATTACTAGACCTTGCGATACATGAAGGATGTACTCATTTTGCACTTACAGATATTAATAATACCTCTGGCTGTCTAAATTTTGTGCGTCGCGCAAAAGAAAAAAATATAAAACCTATCGTAGGTGTCGATTTTAGAAACGATACGAAGCAGTGCTACGTTGCACTCGCAATGAATAACCAAGGCTTCCTTGAGATAAATAACTACTTATCAAAACACTTACATAACAAAACTCCATTTCCAGACCAAGCTCCGCATTTTGAAAATGCAATTATTGTTTATCCTTTTGAAAATGTAATGGAGTTAGATAAAATAACTTTCGCTGATAATGAATACATAGGTGTGCGAGCAAAAGATATTTACAAACTCAAATTTTCTTCTCTTAATTCTTTATCAAAAAAGTTAGTTATTCTTCACACGGTAAGCTTTCGCGATAAGCGAGATTTCAACACGCATCGTTTATTAAGAGCTATAGATACTAATGTGTTACTTAGCACGCTATCACCTACAGATCAAGGAAGTCCTAATGACTTCATGTACTCACGAAAAGAGATTATTCAGGTTTTTAAAGACTATCCATCACTTATTGATAACACAATTAACCTCTTACAAGAATGTAACATTGATTTCAATTTCAGTAAAAATAAACCCTCACAAAACTTAACTACACTATTAGAAAGTCCCGAAGCAGATTATAAAAAGCTACTCGAGCTTTGTGAAAGGGGATTAAAAGAACGTTATGAAGTTGTAGATGATATCATCAAAAATCGCTTAAAGAAAGAGCTAGATCTTATTAAACATCTTGACTACGTCGCATTCTTTCTTATAAATTGGAAAATTATAGAATATGCTCGTAGTAAAGACTATTACTACGTAGGGAGAGGGAGTGGCGCAAACAGTATTGTGGCATACTTATTACGTATTACAGATGTAGATCCTATAGAACTCGATTTGTACTTCGAACGTTTTATGAATCTCTATCGAGCTACACCTCCAGATTTTGACATAGATTTTTCTACCTGGGATCGTGAGGACGTTACAGATTATATTTTTAAGGAGTTCAAAGGAAAAAATCAAGTTGCACTGCTAGGCTCATATGTGACATTTAAACACAGTGGAGCAGTAAGAGAATTAGGTAAAGTATTTGGCTTGCCTAAGTACGAAATTGACAAACTAAGCGATGGTCGCTATGATCCAAATAGTCTAGATGATATAAAAAGACTAGTTTTAAAATATGCGCAGGTATTACATGGCAGACCTAATTATACGAGTATCCATGCTGCTGGCATATTGATATCTAGTAAACCTATTCATTACTTTTCTGCTACAAATCTACCTCCTAAAGGTTTTCCTACGGTACAATTTGACATGCACATAGCAGAAGATGTAGGGCTTTACAAATTTGACATCCTTGGGCAACGTGGTCTCGGAAAAATAAAAGACGCAGTAGCTATCATAAAACAGAATCATCCCGGAATTAAACTTCCAGATATACATAACGCAAAACAGTTTTTTAAAGATGATCGCATAAACGAAATGATCTCACAAGCAGACTGTATCGGCTGTTTCTATGTAGAGTCTCCAGCTATGCGCATGCTACTAAAAAAACTAGGTGTTCGCGATTATTTAACGCTAGTTGCAGCAAGTTCTATTATACGTCCAGGCGTGTCAAAAAGCGGTATGATGCGCGAGTATATATTACGTCACAAAGATCCTAAACGAGCAGAAAGAGAAGGACATCCGGTATTACTGCGTATCATGCCAGACACTTATGGCGTGATGGTATATCAAGAGGATGTTATTAAAGTAGCTCATCATTATGCTGGTTTAGATCTAGGTGAGGCAGATGTATTGAGACGAGGCATGAGCGGCAAGTATAGATCAAGAGAAGAGTTCTTACAAGTCAAGGAAAAGTTTAAAAAAAACTGCCTTGCAAAAGGAGAGTCCATAGCAGTTGTAAATGAAGTATGGCGTCAGATTGAGAGCTTTGCTGGTTACGCTTTCGCGAAAGGTCATTCTGCTTCATATGCTGTAGAGTCCTATCAAAGTTTATATCTCAAATGTTATTTCCCTTTAGAATACATGGTAGCAACCATCAATAATGGAGGAGGTTTCTATAAAACAGAAACATATGTGCACGAAGCCAAAAAGAAAGGTGCAACTGTACATCCACCATGTATTAATACTAGCGATATTCAAACAACTATTCATGGAAAAGATATTTATTTAGGATTTCAACATTTACAAACGTTTGAAAAGAAAAATATAGTGTTGATTATAAATGCTCGTGTAGATGGTCCTTTTAAGTCATTAGACGACTTCTTAGAGCGGGTTCCTATAAGCTTAGAGCAGTTAGACCTACTTATAAGAGTAGAAGCTTTTAGAAGCATAAAAGACAATCAGCGCTCACTACTATGGGAAGCTCATTATAAAAACAATGCAAAACCATCAATAATCAATCAAAAAGAGTTATTCAAAGTATCCATTACTAATTATAAGTTACCTGAATTTTATATTCCAGAAGTAGAAAAAGCATTTGATCAGATAGAAATTCTGAGTCTTTCACTTTATGACCCATTCATTTTACTTCAGTCTACACCTACTATAAAAGTCTTAGCAAAAGACTTGCCTGGCTATTTAAATAATACTGTAGCGATCTATGGATATCTGGTAACGGCAAAGAACACAGGTACCTCAAATGGTAATCGCATGTGCTTTGGAACCTTCTTAGATTATAAGGGTGACTGGATAGATACTGTTCACTTTCCACCTACACTAAAGAAATACCCTATACAAGGTAAAGCAGTTTATAAGATAACCGGTAAAGTAGTATCCGAGTTTGATTTTATCACTATTGAGGTATCAACATTAGAAAGACAGCATTATAGATCTGATACAAAAACTACAGCATTCTATAATCCTAAGGGAAGTCCAAAAGATAATGACTATCATAGTCCTTTTAAGCTTTTAAAGTAA
- the dinB gene encoding DNA polymerase IV translates to MQRTIIHFDLDTFFVSCERRLDSRLMGKPVIVGGTGDRGVVSAASYEARTYGVHSAMPIKVARQLCPNGIYIRGNGGTYSKMSKEVTQILQEELPVLEKASVDEFYGDLTGMDKFFGAYKYSKELRQRIMRETGLPISFGMSPNKTVSKVATGEAKPNNEIKIDPGYEKVFLAPLSIKKIPSVGQKTFTQFCNLGVRTVDLVQQMPVEMMTSVFGKNGRIIWERCNGIDDSPIVQYHERKSISSERTYGQDTIDMIKLHTTITAMAENLAFQLRRGNKLTSVVTVKIRYSDFQTYSKQLRVPYTAADHVLIPTVTELFNKLNNRRMLIRLVGVRFGGLTEGHYQIDLFENTNKTVNLYKAMDELRNKYGDHSVRRANTIGEGSRTIGNQGNPFNGEPPILLAHRHQ, encoded by the coding sequence ATGCAACGTACAATTATTCATTTTGATCTTGATACTTTCTTCGTTTCTTGTGAGCGTAGGTTAGATAGTCGCCTTATGGGCAAACCCGTTATTGTAGGTGGTACTGGTGATCGCGGCGTGGTAAGTGCTGCAAGTTATGAAGCTCGTACCTATGGTGTACATAGCGCTATGCCTATTAAAGTAGCTAGACAGCTATGCCCTAATGGGATTTACATACGAGGAAATGGTGGTACGTATTCAAAAATGTCTAAAGAGGTAACGCAAATTCTACAAGAAGAACTCCCTGTTCTTGAAAAAGCAAGTGTAGATGAGTTTTATGGTGATCTCACTGGGATGGATAAGTTTTTTGGAGCCTATAAATATTCAAAAGAGCTTCGCCAGCGTATTATGCGAGAAACAGGTTTACCTATTTCCTTCGGGATGTCTCCTAATAAAACGGTATCAAAAGTAGCTACTGGAGAAGCAAAACCTAATAATGAGATTAAAATTGACCCTGGTTATGAGAAAGTATTTCTTGCACCATTATCTATCAAAAAAATTCCTTCGGTAGGACAGAAGACTTTTACTCAGTTTTGTAATCTCGGTGTGCGCACGGTAGATCTTGTACAACAAATGCCTGTAGAAATGATGACTTCTGTTTTTGGAAAAAATGGACGCATTATCTGGGAGCGTTGTAATGGTATTGATGACAGCCCTATTGTGCAGTATCACGAACGTAAATCTATCTCTAGTGAACGCACGTATGGTCAAGATACTATTGATATGATTAAGTTACATACTACTATAACTGCCATGGCAGAAAATCTAGCTTTCCAACTTAGACGAGGCAACAAACTCACTTCTGTCGTAACAGTAAAAATCAGATATTCAGATTTTCAAACATACTCAAAACAGCTACGTGTTCCCTACACTGCTGCAGATCATGTTCTCATCCCCACCGTAACAGAACTTTTTAATAAACTCAATAATCGTAGGATGCTTATCAGGTTAGTAGGCGTACGCTTTGGTGGTCTTACAGAGGGACATTATCAAATAGACCTTTTTGAAAATACTAATAAGACCGTAAATCTGTATAAAGCAATGGATGAATTAAGAAATAAATATGGTGATCATAGCGTGCGACGAGCAAATACTATAGGTGAAGGATCTAGAACCATAGGTAATCAAGGTAATCCTTTTAATGGAGAGCCTCCTATACTGTTAGCTCATAGACATCAGTAA